One segment of Candidatus Gorgyraea atricola DNA contains the following:
- the ruvX gene encoding Holliday junction resolvase RuvX, giving the protein MRILALDVGEKRIGVALSDALNLIAQGLETIKRADDKETLTKIKELIKQHDVGKIIVGMPLNMDGSKGPSARSMEDFISLMKKDIEVGIEVVDERLTTAQGERILLEADVSRKKRKRSIDKIAAQLILQTYLELHAQKNHS; this is encoded by the coding sequence ATGAGGATACTTGCGCTGGATGTAGGGGAAAAGCGGATAGGTGTTGCGCTGAGCGACGCGCTAAACCTTATTGCGCAGGGATTAGAGACAATAAAAAGGGCAGACGACAAAGAAACCCTGACTAAGATCAAAGAGCTGATAAAACAACACGATGTTGGCAAGATCATTGTTGGCATGCCCCTTAACATGGATGGTTCAAAAGGCCCAAGTGCCCGGTCCATGGAAGATTTTATTTCTCTGATGAAAAAGGATATAGAGGTAGGTATTGAGGTGGTAGACGAAAGGCTTACCACTGCGCAGGGCGAGCGTATACTCTTAGAGGCGGATGTCTCGAGAAAAAAACGAAAACGCTCTATAGACAAGATCGCAGCGCAGCTAATTTTACAAACATACCTGGAGTTACATGCACAAAAAAATCATTCTTAA
- a CDS encoding sugar phosphate nucleotidyltransferase — MYAVIMAGGKGERLWPKSTRGKAKHMLSFGTRNVMIQETIKRLCQYLPIENILLITTKKQYTVLRPYISTLKKDNVILEPEGKDTAAAICLAALIIERRFGNASMVVLPADHIIKNSKSFHKNLLSAEKLACSNSHLATIGIKPKYPSIGYGYIKTGRKIRGHYVVKGFIEKPQKKRAEKFYKKANFLWNSGIFVWKVDSILAALKRFMPNLYYSLKDAVAFKGKKGYAIKLASEYARLKPMSIDYGVMEPSARNRSQKICCVKGDFDWVDIGSWSSVEEIYDRDASGNIVLSAGALIDVKNSTIIGERGHKIGVIGVDNLIIVQTKSGTLVCNKDDAQRVKALVKKLR, encoded by the coding sequence ATGTATGCTGTAATAATGGCTGGGGGTAAGGGCGAGAGGTTGTGGCCGAAGAGCACTCGCGGCAAGGCAAAGCACATGCTTAGCTTTGGTACCAGGAACGTGATGATCCAGGAGACTATAAAGAGGCTGTGCCAGTACCTGCCAATAGAAAATATATTACTTATTACTACAAAGAAACAATATACTGTGCTCAGGCCCTATATCTCGACATTAAAAAAGGATAATGTGATCCTGGAGCCTGAAGGAAAAGATACTGCCGCGGCCATATGCCTGGCAGCGCTTATAATCGAAAGAAGATTTGGCAACGCGTCAATGGTAGTCCTGCCGGCAGATCACATAATAAAGAATTCAAAATCATTCCATAAGAATCTCTTGTCTGCTGAAAAATTAGCCTGTTCGAATTCGCATCTTGCCACTATAGGTATAAAACCAAAATATCCGTCCATCGGGTATGGTTATATAAAGACTGGCAGAAAGATCCGGGGCCATTATGTAGTAAAGGGATTCATTGAAAAGCCACAGAAGAAAAGGGCGGAGAAATTTTACAAAAAAGCGAATTTTTTGTGGAATAGCGGCATATTCGTATGGAAAGTGGATTCGATCCTGGCAGCGCTAAAGAGATTTATGCCTAATTTATATTACAGTCTAAAAGACGCTGTAGCATTTAAAGGCAAAAAGGGTTATGCTATAAAACTAGCGAGCGAATACGCAAGGCTCAAGCCCATGTCCATAGACTATGGCGTAATGGAGCCGAGCGCGAGAAACAGGTCACAGAAGATATGCTGCGTAAAAGGGGATTTTGATTGGGTAGACATAGGTTCCTGGTCCAGTGTGGAGGAGATATACGATAGGGATGCCAGTGGCAACATAGTGCTTTCTGCAGGAGCGCTTATAGATGTTAAGAATTCGACTATAATAGGCGAGCGGGGTCATAAAATAGGTGTAATAGGGGTGGATAACCTCATAATAGTGCAGACCAAATCAGGCACGCTCGTGTGTAACAAGGATGATGCCCAAAGAGTAAAGGCCCTGGTTAAAAAGCTCAGATGA
- the trpA gene encoding tryptophan synthase subunit alpha, whose protein sequence is MNRIDKKFKELKKKRKKAFAAFIMAGDPSLAITKKLIFELEKNGADIIELGVPFSDPLADGPTIQRSSERAIKRKATINSVSNLVRNVRLQTQIPIAFLTYYNLIHHYGLEKFVQKAKSCGVDGVIIPDLPPEESQELRRIAKKKNLSIIHLAAPTSSRERLKKIADASTGFIYYVSLTGTTGARRELPKELSASLRAIKRVTRKPVCVGFGISRPDQVKSISKIADGVIVGSAIIKVIEKNIGKKDLIKKVGSFVRRLTCML, encoded by the coding sequence ATGAATCGTATAGATAAGAAATTCAAAGAACTAAAGAAAAAACGCAAGAAGGCATTTGCGGCCTTTATAATGGCTGGCGATCCATCGCTGGCTATTACAAAGAAGCTCATATTTGAATTGGAGAAAAATGGCGCTGATATAATCGAATTAGGCGTGCCATTTTCAGATCCGCTTGCAGATGGCCCTACTATCCAGCGCTCATCCGAACGCGCCATAAAGCGCAAAGCAACCATAAACTCTGTTTCTAACCTGGTTAGAAATGTCCGATTACAAACGCAGATTCCAATAGCATTTTTAACTTACTATAATCTTATACACCACTATGGCCTGGAAAAGTTTGTGCAAAAGGCAAAATCATGCGGGGTCGACGGCGTAATAATCCCAGACCTGCCGCCTGAAGAGTCACAGGAACTGCGCCGCATTGCAAAAAAGAAAAACCTGTCAATAATACATCTTGCAGCACCCACAAGCTCAAGAGAGCGACTCAAAAAAATCGCAGACGCCTCAACCGGCTTTATCTATTATGTCTCGCTTACAGGCACAACAGGCGCGAGAAGAGAATTACCAAAAGAGCTCTCAGCCAGCCTCAGGGCAATAAAGAGAGTGACCAGGAAGCCTGTATGCGTGGGCTTTGGCATTTCCAGGCCCGACCAGGTAAAATCAATATCAAAAATAGCTGATGGCGTAATAGTCGGGAGCGCTATCATAAAGGTGATCGAGAAGAATATAGGCAAAAAAGATTTGATAAAAAAAGTAGGTAGTTTTGTTAGGAGGCTTACATGTATGCTGTAA
- the trpB gene encoding tryptophan synthase subunit beta: MLPDKNGKFRGFGGKFVPETLMVALEELEREYKKALKDAKFKRELGELLEVYAGRPTPLYFAKNLSRKTGTRIYLKREDLLHTGAHKINNTLGQVLLAVKMGKSRIIAETGAGQHGVATATAAAMFGLPCEVYMGIEDIERQALNVLKMKLLGTKVIPVYSGSKTLKDATNEAIRDWVTNVRTTHYIIGSVVGPHPYPAMVRDFQAVIGKETKKQILKYEGRLPDYMVACVGGGSNSIGFFHTFFKTRVKFIGVEAGGLGLASGKHGAALCKGKPGVLHGSKSYLLQDKDGQVKVAHSISAGLDYPGVGPEHSYYKDIGRAQYVAVNDKEGLEGFRMLSETEGIIPALEPSHAIYYAVKKLAPKLNKNKIIAICLSGRGDKDIDIIKGKGLHL, encoded by the coding sequence ATGCTACCTGATAAGAATGGTAAATTCAGGGGATTTGGTGGGAAGTTTGTGCCTGAGACGCTTATGGTAGCGCTTGAGGAGCTGGAGAGGGAATATAAAAAGGCTCTTAAAGATGCTAAGTTTAAGCGTGAATTAGGTGAATTGCTGGAGGTCTATGCAGGTCGGCCCACGCCGCTTTATTTTGCCAAGAACCTGTCCAGAAAAACAGGCACAAGAATCTATCTTAAACGCGAGGATCTGCTGCATACAGGCGCGCATAAGATAAATAATACGCTTGGCCAGGTGCTTTTGGCTGTAAAGATGGGCAAGTCGCGCATTATAGCTGAGACAGGCGCTGGCCAGCATGGTGTTGCCACAGCTACTGCTGCAGCTATGTTTGGGCTTCCTTGCGAAGTATATATGGGCATAGAGGACATAGAGCGTCAAGCGTTGAATGTATTAAAAATGAAGCTTCTTGGCACAAAGGTAATACCTGTTTATTCAGGAAGCAAGACTCTTAAAGACGCGACCAATGAAGCAATAAGAGACTGGGTTACAAATGTTCGTACAACTCATTATATAATAGGCTCTGTAGTAGGCCCACACCCATATCCTGCAATGGTTCGTGATTTTCAGGCAGTTATTGGCAAAGAGACAAAGAAACAGATCTTAAAATATGAAGGCCGACTTCCAGATTACATGGTGGCATGCGTTGGCGGAGGAAGCAATTCCATAGGATTTTTCCACACGTTTTTTAAGACAAGGGTGAAATTTATCGGCGTAGAAGCAGGCGGCTTAGGTTTAGCAAGCGGCAAACACGGTGCAGCACTCTGTAAAGGTAAACCCGGGGTTTTGCATGGAAGTAAGAGCTATTTGTTACAGGATAAAGACGGCCAGGTAAAAGTCGCGCATTCGATCTCCGCAGGCCTGGACTACCCAGGCGTAGGCCCGGAGCATTCGTATTACAAAGACATTGGCCGCGCCCAGTATGTGGCTGTAAATGATAAAGAAGGTTTAGAAGGCTTTAGAATGTTATCTGAGACAGAAGGCATTATCCCAGCCCTTGAGCCAAGCCATGCCATATACTATGCAGTAAAAAAACTAGCGCCGAAGCTGAACAAAAATAAAATCATAGCCATCTGCCTATCCGGTAGAGGCGACAAGGATATAGATATCATTAAAGGCAAGGGCCTACATTTGTAG
- a CDS encoding helicase C-terminal domain-containing protein produces MRDVFGQDGPIARALESYEERPEQIEMAGAIADAILRSQTLVVEAGTGVGKSFAYLVPVARHVLATDSTAIISTNTISLQEQIIHKDIPFLEKALGMEFKAALVKGRRNYLCLRRLRRSDLKQKDLFNDEYEMKHFAKIAAWSYRTEDGSLYDLDEKPDPKVWDMVSANTENCLGKKCPHHKQCFFQKARERMRDARILIVNHHLFFSNMAIEDEEKAILPQSEVLVFDEAHSIEGVATEHLGASVSSSGIKYLMDLLFNARKQKGFLLTVGNQDSMEWIEIIRKRSDAFFKDVKEYFEARKLNGESDSLRIRKPNFVANEISLPLSKLVESLIDAKRNARNKEDEIEISAFIKKINDLNTSLDIILSQDLENYACPVRKEADLDNKAFSNGVYWLECSKKKISINAAPIDVGAILKERLLSSPIPIILTSATLSVGNGVAPFSYLKKRLGISESKDLKLGSSFDYKNQVRMYIAKNMPLPSRITEYSEALADRIKRFLDLTNGNAFVLFTSYSLMNIVHEELIDYLDEKGFNVLKQGAGLGRSKMLSRFKEERGSVLFGVDSFWQGIDVQGKALSNVIITKLPFSVPDHPVIEARTEEIQRRGGDAFLEYNLPEAVLKFKQGFGRLIRSKQDTGIIAILDSRIINKSYGQAFLKSIPECEVIIEDAIHAYAPYPSEASGTGKNN; encoded by the coding sequence ATGAGAGATGTGTTTGGGCAAGATGGACCTATTGCGAGGGCTCTCGAGAGCTATGAGGAGCGGCCTGAGCAGATAGAGATGGCAGGCGCTATTGCTGATGCTATACTGCGCTCGCAGACACTCGTTGTCGAGGCAGGCACAGGCGTTGGCAAGAGCTTTGCGTATCTTGTGCCAGTCGCAAGGCACGTACTTGCAACAGACTCCACAGCTATAATCTCCACAAATACAATAAGCCTGCAGGAACAAATCATCCACAAAGACATACCATTTCTTGAAAAGGCCTTGGGCATGGAGTTTAAGGCCGCGCTTGTTAAAGGCCGCAGGAATTATCTTTGCCTGCGCAGGCTTCGCAGGTCAGACCTGAAACAAAAAGACCTGTTTAATGACGAGTACGAGATGAAGCACTTTGCAAAGATAGCGGCATGGTCATACAGGACAGAGGATGGGTCGCTATATGACTTGGACGAGAAGCCAGATCCTAAGGTGTGGGACATGGTCTCAGCTAATACAGAAAACTGTCTTGGCAAAAAATGCCCTCACCACAAACAATGTTTTTTTCAAAAAGCAAGAGAGCGGATGCGCGATGCCCGCATCCTGATCGTAAACCACCATCTATTTTTTTCGAACATGGCTATTGAAGACGAAGAAAAGGCCATACTTCCTCAGAGCGAAGTCCTGGTGTTTGACGAGGCCCATTCCATTGAAGGCGTGGCAACAGAGCATCTTGGCGCGAGTGTCAGTAGCTCTGGCATAAAGTATCTAATGGATCTTTTATTCAATGCCAGGAAGCAAAAAGGATTTCTTCTTACTGTAGGTAATCAGGACTCTATGGAGTGGATAGAGATTATTAGAAAGCGCTCAGACGCGTTTTTTAAAGATGTAAAAGAGTATTTCGAGGCAAGAAAATTAAACGGCGAATCAGATTCACTCAGGATAAGAAAACCAAATTTTGTGGCTAATGAAATTTCCCTGCCGCTTTCCAAGTTAGTAGAGTCGCTCATAGATGCTAAGCGCAATGCAAGGAATAAAGAGGATGAGATTGAGATAAGCGCATTTATTAAAAAGATAAATGATTTAAATACCTCCTTGGATATTATCCTGAGCCAGGACTTGGAGAACTATGCGTGCCCCGTTCGAAAAGAAGCTGATTTAGACAATAAGGCCTTTTCGAATGGGGTTTACTGGCTAGAGTGTTCAAAGAAGAAGATCTCGATTAATGCAGCACCTATAGATGTAGGCGCTATATTAAAGGAAAGGCTTCTCTCAAGCCCCATACCTATAATCTTAACAAGCGCAACCCTTTCTGTAGGAAATGGCGTTGCGCCTTTTAGCTATCTTAAAAAGAGACTAGGCATAAGCGAGTCCAAAGACCTTAAACTTGGCTCATCTTTTGATTACAAGAACCAGGTCCGTATGTACATTGCCAAAAACATGCCTTTGCCTAGTAGGATCACAGAATATTCCGAGGCCTTAGCAGATAGGATTAAGAGATTCCTTGATCTTACCAATGGCAATGCCTTTGTCTTGTTTACAAGCTATTCGCTTATGAACATAGTGCATGAAGAGCTGATAGATTATTTAGATGAAAAGGGCTTTAATGTCCTGAAACAGGGCGCAGGCCTTGGTAGGAGCAAGATGCTTTCAAGATTCAAGGAAGAAAGAGGTTCAGTGCTCTTTGGCGTGGACAGCTTCTGGCAGGGCATAGATGTGCAGGGCAAGGCACTTTCAAATGTAATCATAACAAAGCTGCCTTTTTCAGTGCCTGACCACCCAGTAATAGAGGCAAGGACAGAGGAGATACAGAGAAGAGGAGGTGACGCGTTCCTGGAATACAATCTGCCTGAAGCAGTGCTTAAATTCAAACAGGGCTTTGGCCGGCTCATAAGGAGCAAGCAGGATACAGGCATAATAGCCATACTTGACAGCCGCATCATCAATAAATCCTATGGCCAAGCGTTTTTAAAGTCTATTCCTGAGTGTGAGGTAATAATAGAAGATGCCATTCACGCGTATGCCCCGTACCCGAGCGAAGCGAGTGGTACGGGGAAAAATAATTAA
- the plsY gene encoding glycerol-3-phosphate 1-O-acyltransferase PlsY: MIILLVGLIASYLIGSIPTAYIFGRLFKGVDIREYGSGNVGATNVFRVVGKVPGFIALALDIFKGFLCATYIASFFMHLAPVARPELYRILAGLAAIAGHSWTIFLRFKGGKGVATSAGVVVGLIPKIFWLGFLVWGIAFSLTGFVSAASIIASISIPIFALVFGEATEIVIFTSLLCLLITYKHRPNISRLIKGEEKRISLFKKR; encoded by the coding sequence GTGATTATATTGTTAGTCGGACTCATAGCTAGTTATCTTATTGGTTCAATTCCCACAGCCTACATATTTGGACGTTTATTTAAAGGTGTGGACATAAGGGAATATGGAAGCGGCAATGTAGGCGCGACAAATGTCTTTAGAGTAGTTGGGAAAGTGCCTGGCTTTATCGCGCTTGCGCTGGATATCTTTAAGGGATTTTTGTGCGCGACATACATCGCCAGTTTTTTCATGCATCTTGCGCCAGTAGCGCGGCCTGAACTATACAGGATCTTAGCAGGTTTAGCCGCGATAGCTGGCCATAGCTGGACAATATTTTTGAGATTTAAAGGGGGCAAAGGCGTTGCAACAAGCGCGGGTGTCGTAGTCGGTCTGATACCAAAGATATTCTGGCTTGGTTTTCTGGTGTGGGGCATTGCTTTTTCTTTAACAGGTTTTGTATCTGCGGCATCCATTATAGCGTCCATATCAATACCCATATTCGCGCTCGTATTCGGAGAAGCAACCGAGATAGTGATTTTCACGAGCCTCTTATGTCTCCTGATCACCTATAAACACCGTCCAAACATATCCCGCCTGATAAAAGGGGAAGAAAAACGTATATCCTTATTTAAGAAACGCTAA
- the pgsA gene encoding CDP-diacylglycerol--glycerol-3-phosphate 3-phosphatidyltransferase, translated as MNLANKITIFRILIIPFFIASVLYYGDAMPHLRFVALAIFALAAFSDAIDGGIARSRGQITELGIILDPIADKLLIASAFISLSIVKSIPQDFRIPAWAVLVVLTRDIIIVIGSMIMYFLKGEIKIKPSWLGKITTFFQMIAILAILITFKYNKFFIYPAVFFTILSGIDYIWRGSKELEGAKL; from the coding sequence ATGAATCTTGCCAATAAAATAACTATATTCCGCATTCTCATAATCCCATTTTTTATAGCCAGTGTCTTGTATTATGGCGATGCCATGCCGCATCTGAGATTTGTGGCGCTCGCTATATTCGCTCTCGCAGCCTTTTCAGACGCCATTGATGGTGGTATTGCGCGAAGCCGCGGCCAAATTACAGAATTAGGCATAATACTTGATCCCATAGCTGATAAACTATTGATCGCGAGCGCTTTTATATCATTGTCCATAGTCAAAAGTATACCGCAGGATTTTCGCATACCTGCTTGGGCAGTGCTTGTGGTATTGACTCGCGACATAATCATTGTCATAGGTTCTATGATCATGTATTTCTTAAAAGGCGAGATCAAGATAAAGCCCAGCTGGCTTGGAAAGATAACTACCTTTTTTCAGATGATAGCGATATTGGCGATCCTCATAACATTTAAATACAATAAATTTTTTATCTATCCCGCAGTATTTTTTACAATCCTTTCCGGAATAGACTATATCTGGCGCGGCTCAAAAGAACTCGAAGGCGCAAAACTGTGA
- the acsC gene encoding acetyl-CoA decarbonylase/synthase complex subunit gamma, whose amino-acid sequence MALSGLDIYKLLPKTNCKKCGSPTCLAFAMKLAMKKASLDDCPDVTEEAKAALDAASKPPIATISLGSGDAKVETGGETVLFRHEKTFYHQTPIAISVEDTLSDSDLLQRVKAIEEMGFERIGQHIVIDMIALVNKSASPEKFANALDKIIANSKKPLVLASDDPKTIEQALKKCADRKPLIYAATSANLKDMCQIAKTHKAALTLKAKGLEELDKLSQEAASLGVQELMLDPDSDILNQTLNDFTHIRRLSLKKSHRVFGYPLVRVIKQSDKYKLVQEACTLIAKYAGLIVLDSLDKEVLLPIITLRQNIYTDPQKPVTVEPKLYAFGQVNENSPVMVTTNFSLTFYTVSPEIEASKIPSYLLVTDSEGMSVLTAWAAEKFTPEVIAETMKKFETEKAVSHKNIIIPGYASILSGKLEDASGWKVLVGPKEASGIPKYLKELCQ is encoded by the coding sequence ATGGCTTTATCGGGTTTAGATATATATAAGTTGCTACCAAAAACAAACTGCAAGAAATGTGGTTCGCCTACTTGTCTTGCTTTTGCAATGAAGCTGGCTATGAAAAAGGCGTCACTGGATGATTGTCCTGATGTGACAGAGGAAGCAAAAGCTGCGCTTGATGCTGCGTCAAAGCCGCCTATTGCAACTATATCGCTGGGTTCTGGAGATGCTAAGGTTGAAACAGGCGGCGAGACAGTGCTTTTCAGGCACGAGAAGACCTTTTATCACCAAACTCCCATAGCAATCAGTGTCGAAGATACGCTATCTGACTCAGATCTCTTGCAAAGAGTCAAGGCTATAGAAGAAATGGGCTTTGAGCGAATTGGCCAGCATATTGTTATTGATATGATAGCCCTGGTCAATAAAAGCGCTTCTCCTGAAAAATTTGCAAACGCCCTGGATAAAATAATCGCGAATTCAAAAAAGCCCCTGGTCCTGGCAAGCGATGATCCAAAGACAATAGAACAGGCCCTGAAAAAATGCGCTGACAGAAAACCCCTTATATACGCCGCGACCAGCGCGAATTTAAAAGACATGTGTCAGATCGCAAAGACCCACAAAGCAGCGCTTACATTAAAAGCAAAGGGATTGGAAGAGCTTGACAAACTTTCCCAGGAAGCAGCATCATTAGGAGTGCAGGAGTTAATGCTTGACCCAGACTCTGATATATTAAATCAAACCTTGAATGATTTTACGCACATCAGAAGGTTGAGCCTGAAGAAAAGCCACAGGGTCTTTGGTTACCCTCTAGTAAGAGTTATAAAACAAAGCGATAAATATAAATTAGTACAAGAGGCATGTACGCTGATAGCAAAATACGCGGGCTTAATAGTGCTTGATTCTCTGGATAAAGAGGTGTTGCTTCCTATTATTACGCTTCGCCAAAATATCTACACTGACCCGCAAAAGCCGGTTACAGTCGAACCGAAACTCTATGCCTTTGGTCAGGTCAATGAAAATTCACCTGTCATGGTGACGACCAATTTTTCGCTTACCTTTTATACTGTTTCGCCTGAGATCGAGGCAAGTAAGATCCCGTCTTATTTACTTGTGACAGATTCAGAGGGTATGAGCGTATTGACAGCATGGGCAGCTGAGAAATTCACGCCTGAGGTGATAGCCGAGACAATGAAAAAATTCGAGACTGAAAAAGCAGTCTCGCATAAAAATATTATCATCCCGGGATATGCCTCTATCTTGAGCGGAAAACTCGAAGACGCGTCAGGCTGGAAGGTGCTGGTGGGACCAAAAGAGGCCTCAGGCATACCAAAATATCTTAAGGAGCTATGTCAGTAA
- the acsB gene encoding acetyl-CoA decarbonylase/synthase complex subunit alpha/beta has product MSKIIASAAIRGAQKIYKEAEDFLLKAIKEKGESCEVKFPETAFYFPMAYALLGKEVQTLSGAKEVLDFSKTLLHDEPTQKIWLPYLGDTLDSGIAALLCEEIIMALRYLYNQEPQKDCNGFFSDTILRTLGIQLVDGRMPGFAAILGAAPDNKTAVYIVRELQKRSIMTFVGSNVNGRSIIDQLLEEKVEMGWDTYIVPYGRDTLSAIYPLNWAIRGALTFGGHRKGEALKCLKYCKDRVFAFGMVLDELDDVKYATGAGAINMGFPIIADTNIPEIRPTGICTYEHVIRELDHKKIVPAAIELRGIKLKVSEIPIPVSYSPAFEGERVRREQMYAQFGGKYSDAFEFVKMVDAAKVEDGKIEVIGPEIDDIKEGKAIPLGIVVEVAGRKMQKDFEPILERQIHSFLNEAMGIFHMGQRDMCWIRISKDAKNKGLKLKHFGVILHARFHDVFSAIADKVQVTVYTKQEDIEKNIEGAQKAYDERDARVAGMTDESVDLFWTCTLCQSFAPNHVCIIKPERLGLCGAYNWLDAKASNELNPAGPNQPIKKGQCLDPVKGEWTGVNEAVAQKSNRSLDRFCGYSIMDSPETSCGCFECIIAILPEANGFMVVNREYAGPTPAGMGFSTLAGTIGGGQQTPGFMGVGRLYIASKKFISAEGGLKRVVWMPKELKEVLSDKLKKRCEELGDPDFINKIADETVATDMEKLLPHLEKVGHPALTMEAVM; this is encoded by the coding sequence ATGTCGAAGATCATTGCATCGGCTGCTATTAGAGGCGCGCAGAAAATTTATAAAGAAGCAGAAGATTTTCTATTAAAGGCTATAAAAGAGAAGGGCGAGTCATGTGAGGTCAAGTTTCCAGAGACAGCTTTTTATTTTCCTATGGCATACGCGCTGCTTGGAAAAGAAGTGCAGACCTTGAGCGGCGCCAAAGAGGTCCTGGATTTTTCAAAGACACTGCTTCACGATGAGCCCACGCAGAAGATATGGCTGCCATATTTAGGAGATACTCTGGATTCAGGTATAGCTGCGTTACTATGCGAAGAGATCATAATGGCATTGCGCTACCTGTATAATCAGGAACCGCAAAAGGACTGCAATGGATTTTTCTCAGATACGATCCTGCGTACGCTTGGCATTCAGCTTGTGGATGGCAGGATGCCTGGATTTGCAGCGATCTTAGGCGCTGCGCCAGACAATAAGACAGCTGTTTATATTGTACGCGAGCTACAAAAACGCAGCATAATGACCTTTGTCGGCAGCAATGTCAACGGTAGGAGTATAATCGACCAGTTACTAGAAGAAAAAGTAGAAATGGGCTGGGATACCTATATAGTGCCTTACGGCAGAGATACCCTGAGCGCCATATATCCTTTAAACTGGGCTATTCGCGGCGCGCTTACATTTGGCGGCCACAGAAAAGGCGAGGCACTGAAATGCCTAAAATATTGTAAAGACAGAGTATTTGCGTTTGGAATGGTCTTGGATGAGTTGGATGATGTAAAATACGCAACAGGCGCAGGCGCCATAAACATGGGTTTTCCAATAATAGCTGATACAAATATACCTGAGATCAGGCCAACAGGTATCTGCACATACGAACATGTGATAAGAGAATTGGATCATAAAAAAATAGTACCCGCGGCCATTGAACTTCGAGGCATAAAACTAAAGGTCTCAGAGATCCCCATACCAGTTTCTTATTCTCCGGCATTCGAGGGCGAGAGAGTTCGGCGCGAGCAGATGTATGCGCAGTTCGGCGGAAAATACTCCGATGCATTCGAGTTTGTCAAAATGGTAGATGCGGCTAAAGTAGAGGATGGGAAGATCGAGGTCATTGGACCAGAAATCGATGATATCAAAGAAGGCAAGGCCATACCTCTTGGTATTGTTGTCGAGGTAGCAGGCAGAAAGATGCAAAAGGATTTTGAGCCAATACTCGAGAGACAGATACATAGTTTCTTGAACGAGGCCATGGGTATTTTTCATATGGGCCAGAGAGACATGTGCTGGATAAGGATCTCGAAAGATGCCAAAAACAAAGGCCTTAAGCTAAAACATTTTGGCGTGATTCTGCATGCAAGGTTTCATGATGTGTTTAGCGCAATAGCTGATAAAGTACAGGTCACCGTATATACAAAGCAGGAAGATATTGAAAAAAATATAGAAGGGGCACAAAAGGCCTATGATGAAAGGGATGCGCGTGTCGCTGGCATGACAGATGAGAGCGTAGATCTATTCTGGACATGTACGCTTTGTCAGAGTTTTGCGCCAAATCATGTATGCATAATAAAGCCTGAGAGGCTGGGCCTTTGCGGCGCTTATAACTGGTTGGACGCAAAGGCATCTAATGAGCTGAATCCTGCAGGGCCAAATCAACCTATTAAAAAAGGCCAGTGTCTTGACCCTGTTAAAGGTGAGTGGACAGGTGTAAATGAAGCTGTTGCGCAAAAATCTAATCGCAGCCTGGATAGATTCTGCGGTTATTCTATCATGGATTCGCCAGAGACAAGCTGCGGGTGCTTTGAATGTATAATCGCGATATTGCCTGAGGCAAATGGTTTTATGGTGGTAAATAGAGAATACGCAGGCCCGACGCCAGCTGGTATGGGATTTTCTACATTGGCGGGAACTATAGGCGGAGGCCAGCAAACACCTGGTTTCATGGGTGTTGGAAGACTGTACATTGCCAGCAAGAAATTCATTTCAGCGGAAGGCGGGCTCAAAAGAGTCGTATGGATGCCTAAGGAATTAAAAGAGGTTCTATCTGATAAATTAAAAAAGAGATGCGAAGAGTTGGGTGATCCAGATTTTATAAATAAAATAGCTGACGAGACCGTTGCTACAGACATGGAAAAGTTATTGCCGCATCTGGAAAAGGTCGGTCATCCGGCACTAACAATGGAAGCGGTAATGTGA